One Cyclopterus lumpus isolate fCycLum1 chromosome 7, fCycLum1.pri, whole genome shotgun sequence DNA window includes the following coding sequences:
- the atp6ap1lb gene encoding ATPase H+ transporting accessory protein 1 like b has translation MAAHAFLLSSLALLSALSRPGLSFSEEEYQPGLIYEEVPKILDRSKENPKQATRVTSSQDGGYGLESEEVILTPEDENPLRRILQPFNWHQPGMSHSKRKLLQSLMGPYGPLSVSYNGKTCILFKAKRLAIRYRNHTFIDLTEKVFNTNTPVDTKGSICTKEKATLSLRFGDLEDLRGLVIRLQMSNTFYEAAGQNWFTLDSVHIHYNWTQEATFNASEVYAPATSSYHCQHVSSLHKYDTLLVPSSHTDTSANWHITFTDFQIQAFNVQSDKFASASDCATFLTPAILMGLVTSLILLLVLAYALHMVVHLKHIDRYEEHKATVYFPRSPEAELPDKNSL, from the exons ATGGCTGCACACGCAttcctcctcagctccctcGCCTTGCTGTCCGCTCTCAGCCGGCCTGGGCTCTCCTTCTCTGAGGAAGAGTATCAGCCTGGACTCATCTATGAAGAAGTGCCTAAAATTCTTGACAGAAG CAAAGAGAACCCCAAACAAGCAACAAGAGTCACATCAA GTCAAGATGGTGGGTATGGCTTAGAAAGTGAAGAGGTTATTTTGACGCCTGAAGATGAAAACCCACTCAGGAGAatactgcag CCTTTTAACTGGCATCAGCCAGGGATGTCTCACAGTAAGAGGAAGCTGCTCCAGTCTCTGATGGGGCCTTATGGCCCACTGAGCGTGTCTTACAATGGGAAGACCTGCATTCTGTTCAAGGCAAAGCGCTTGGCAATCCGCTATAGGAACCATACCTTTATTGACCTGACTGAGAAGGTCTTcaacaccaacacacctgtgGACACCAAAGGCTCCATCTGCACCAAGGAGAAAGCTAC GCTTTCATTACGGTTTGGTGATCTAGAGGACTTGCGAGGTCTAGTAATCAG GCTTCAGATGTCAAACACTTTTTATGAAGCAGCTGGTCAAAACTGGTTCACACTAGACAGTGTTCACATCCACTACAACTGGACCCAGGAGGCCACGTTTAACGCCAGCGAGGTCTACGCTCCGGCCACTTCATCCTACCATTGCCAGCACGTCAGCAGCCTGCACAAATACGACACCCTGCTCGTGCCCAGCTCCCACACTGACACATCTGCTAACTGGCACATCACTTTCACTGATTTCCAG ATCCAGGCCTTCAATGTGCAGTCAGACAAATTTGCATCGGCCAGTGACTGTGCCACTTTCCTGACACCCGCCATCCTGATGGGCTTGGTGACATCTCTGATCCTGCTCCTCGTCTTAGCCTATGCCCTACACATGGTGGTACACCTCAAGCACATCGACCGCTATGAGGAGCACAAAGCCACCGTCTACTTTCCCCGTAGTCCAGAAGCCGAGTTGCCAGACAAGAATAGCCTGTAA